Proteins co-encoded in one Aspergillus fumigatus Af293 chromosome 6, whole genome shotgun sequence genomic window:
- the exg20 gene encoding beta-glucosidase — protein sequence MRVLSAIALVASLASSALSAPASESRVSTQLRSRDAEGYSSPPYYPAPNGGWLSSWADAYEKAQRVVRDMTLAEKVNLTTGTGIFMGPCVGQTGSALRFGIPNLCLQDSPLGVRNSDHNTAFPAGITVGATFDKDLMYARGVELGKEFRGKGINVLLGPSVGPIGRKPRGGRNWEGFGADPSLQAIGGAQTIKGIQSQGVIATIKHYIGNEQEMYRMSNVGQRAYSSNIDDRTLHEVYLWPFAEGIRAGVGAVMTAYNEVSASTLCPSVKPSDELARQVNSSACSQNSKLLNEILKDELGFQGFVMTDWLGQYGGVSSALAGLDMAMPGDGAIPLLGTAYWGSELSRSILNGSVPVSRLNDMVTRIVAAWYKMGQDGEFPLPNFSSNTQDATGPLYPGALFSPSGVVNQYVNVQADHNITARAIARDAITLLKNDDNILPLKKDDALKVFGTDAGPNPDGLNSCADMGCNKGVLTMGWGSGTSRLPYLVTPQEAIANISSNAAFFITDNFPSNVAVSSGDVAVVFISADSGENYITVEGNPGDRTSAGLNAWHNGDKLVKDAAAKFSKVVVVVHTVGPILMEEWIDLPSVKAVLVAHLPGQEAGWSLTDVLFGDYSPSGHLPYTIPRAESDYPSSVGLLSQPIVQIQDTYTEGLYIDYRLFLKANITPRYPFGHGLSYTTFSFSQPTLSVRTALDSTYPPTRPPKGPTPTYPTAIPDPSEVAWPKNFGRIWRYLYPYLDDPASAAKNSSKTYPYPAGYTTVPKPAPRAGGAEGGNPALFDVAFAVSVTVTNTGSRPGRAVAQLYVELPDSLGETPSRQLRQFAKTKTLAPGTSETLTMEITRKDISVWDVVVQDWKAPVRGEGVKIWLGESVLDMRAVCEVGGACRVI from the exons ATGCGCGTGCTTTCAGCTATAGCCCTTGTGGCTTCACTGGCGTCATCGGCACTTTCGGCTCCTGCCTCTGAGTCTCGGGTTTCCACCCAGCTACGATCACGAGACGCCGAAGGTTACTCCTCGCCGCCGTACTACCCTGCCCCGAACGGAGGATGGCTATCCAGCTGGGCAGACGCTTACGAAAAGGCCCAGAGGGTCGTGAGAGACATGACCTTGGCCGAAAAGGTGAATCTGACGACCGGGACGGGCATCTTCATGGGTCCCTGTGTCGGCCAGACGGGGAGTGCGCTGCGGTTCGGCATCCCCAACCTCTGCCTTCAAGATTCTCCTTTAGGGGTGCGCAACTCGGATCACAACACCGCGTTTCCCGCGGGCATCACGGTCGGCGCGACCTTTGACAAAGACCTTATGTACGCTCGCGGTGTGGAACTGGGAAAGGAGTTCCGCGGAAAGGGAATCAACGTACTTCTGGGCCCGTCAGTCGGCCCGATAGGGCGCAAGCCGAGAGGTGGCCGCAATTGGGAAGGCTTCGGCGCGGATCCCAGTCTGCAGGCGATTGGCGGTGCGCAGACGATCAAGGGGATCCAGAGCCAGGGGGTCATCGCCACGATCAAACACTATATCGGCAACGAGCAAGAGATGTACCGAATGAGTAATGTCGGGCAAAGGGCATACTCGTCCAATATCGACGATCGGACGCTCCACGAAGTCTACCTGTGGCCATTTGCAGAGGGAATTAGAGCCGGGGTTGGCGCCGTTATGACTGCGTACAATGAGGTAAGTGCCTCCACTTTGTGTCCGAGCGTCAAGCCATCTGATGAGTTGGCCCGCCAGGTGAATAGTTCGGCGTGCAGTCAGAACAGCAAGCTGCTCAATGAAATCCTGAAGGATGAGCTAGGATTCCAGGGGTTCGTCATGACCGACTGGCTTGGGCAATATGGCGGAGTCTCCTCGGCCCTGGCTGGTCTGGATATGGCCATGCCAGGCGATGGTGCTATCCCGCTTTTAGGGACTGCTTATTGGGGCTCTGAGCTCTCGCGCTCTATCCTGAATGGCTCCGTCCCGGTTTCACGTCTGAACGACATG GTCACCAGAATCGTGGCGGCATGGTACAAGATGGGCCAGGATGGAGAATTCCCGCTGCCCAACTTCTCGAGCAACACACAAGATGCGACGGGCCCTTTGTACCCGGGTGCTCTTTTCTCTCCGTCTGGTGTTGTCAACCAGTATGTCAACGTGCAGGCCGATCACAACATTACTGCCAGAGCAATCGCGAGAGATGCCATCACTTTGCTAAAGAATGATGACAATATCCTCCCTTTGAAGAAAGACGACGCTCTAAAGGTTTTTGGAACAGACGCCGGGCCTAACCCGGACGGTCTCAACTCCTGCGCTGATATGGGATGCAACAAAGGAGTGTTGACCATGGGCTGGGGCAGTGGCACGTCCAGGCTTCCGTACTTGGTCACACCGCAGGAAGCCATTGCCAACATCTCGTCCAATGCTGCCTTCTTTATTACCGATAACTTTCCCTCTAACGTTGCGGTAAGCTCAGGCGATGTCGCCGTGGTGTTCATCAGCGCCGACTCTGGAGAGAACTATATCACCGTCGAAGGCAATCCAGGGGATCGGACCTCGGCAGGGCTAAACGCATGGCACAACGGCGACAAGCTTGTCAAAGACGCAGCGGCCAAGTTCTCCAAAGTCGTTGTGGTCGTCCACACCGTGGGCCCTATCCTCATGGAGGAATGGATCGACCTGCCGTCGGTAAAAGCCGTCCTAGTCGCGCACCTCCCCGGGCAGGAAGCCGGCTGGTCCCTGACGGACGTTCTCTTCGGCGACTACAGCCCCAGCGGCCATCTCCCATACACGATCCCACGCGCCGAATCAGACTATCCTTCTAGCGTCGGTCTCCTCTCGCAGCCTATTGTCCAGATCCAAGACACCTACACCGAGGGCCTGTACATCGACTAccgcctcttcctcaaaGCCAACATCACCCCACGCTATCCCTTCGGCCACGGACTCTCCTACACcaccttcagcttctcccagCCCACGCTGTCCGTCCGCACCGCACTCGACAGCACTTACCCACCGACTCGGCCCCCCAAAGGCCCAACCCCAACCTACCCCACCGCCATCCCCGACCCCTCCGAGGTAGCCTGGCCCAAAAACTTCGGCCGCATTTGGCGCTACCTCTATCCATACCTCGACGACCCCGCCAGCGCTGCGAAGAACTCCAGCAAGACCTACCCATACCCGGCCGGGTACACGACCGTCCCCAAGCCTGCCCCGCGCGCCGGTGGCGCAGAGGGAGGCAACCCGGCCCTCTTCGACGTGGCCTTCGCTGTCAGCGTCACCGTCACAAACACGGGCAGCCGACCCGGCCGCGCCGTCGCTCAACTCTACGTCGAACTACCAGATAGTCTGGGCGAGACGCCATCTCGCCAGCTGCGACAGTTtgcgaagacgaagactcTAGCCCCCGGGACTAGCGAGACGCTGACCATGGAGATCACTCGCAAGgatatcagtgtttgggatGTGGTGGTGCAGGACTGGAAGGCGCCTGTTCGGGGAGAGGGAGTGAAAATCTGGCTTGGGGAGAGTGTGCTGGATATGCGGGCTGTGTGTGAGGTTGGAGGTGCTTGCAGGGTTATATAA
- a CDS encoding alkaline phosphatase D family protein translates to MWYSLSLLLLTASTATASYAGNLNYRSPSYNHPELGVSIRKVAKRGEPTSAFDPAKLNFTHGVASGDPYAESVILWTRCAPSFDDVNDNSTTSGLVPLYNPVPIYSGKHRGKPVSKAPVCLNYKVSRDAGMKKVVSEGTAFTSSDIDYTVKVEATKLKPFTTYYYQFNVCNSDNKSPIGRTKTAPAPEDDVKNINLAVYSCSNYPFGFFNGYGNTVRKDSVDYVVHLGDYIYEYGNGEYGWGNSLGRIPQPDRTIFTLYDYRKRLATYRTDLDLQLSHQNYAWIPVWDDHEVSDNTYRDGSSKLHNDEESFLTHGGVSVDQRKMNAVRAYFEWMPIRQVEMDDNLRIWRNFQLGSLVDLIMLDTRQYDRSITDTYDNTDYIYDIANDASRTLMGSRQENWFYRTLIDSARRGAHWRIIGSQIIFSRLNQSIANSEHPLNVDAWDGYLANKNRTLQTLYDNQIDNNIMIAGDSHANWVSDVAWIDNKPYDPKTGAGAIGVEFAGTALTSPSPYGQNITIADANKASKALVTDNEELQWSELYYRGYFELHITPQEVEARFFGLPNIKERNGEEISLANFTVKSGANHLERNSHGVVGGGAVANGWLKNGQVVPTNQTNNTYGQ, encoded by the exons ATGTGGTACTCGTTGTCACTTCTGCTGTTGACGGCCTCGACTGCCACCGCTAGCTATGCAGGCAATCTCAACTACCGCAGTCCCTCCTACAACCATCCTGAACTGGGGGTTTCAATCCGCAAGGTAGCCAAGCGGGGTGAGCCGACATCGGCCTTTGATCCTGCCAAGTTGAACTTTACCCACGGCGTGGCTTCAGGTGATCCCTATGCTGAGTCCGTCATCTTGTGGACACGATGTGCTCCcagctttgatgatgtcaatgACAACAGTACTACATCTGGACTGGTTCCTCTGTACAACCCAGTGCCTATCTACTCGGGCAAGCACAGGGGCAAGCCGGTCTCCAAGGCACCTGTCTGCCTGAACTATAAGGTTTCTCGTGATGCTGGCATGAAGAAAGTTGTCTCAGAGGGAACCGCCTTCACCAGCTCTGATATTGACTACACTGTCAAG GTCGAGGCAACCAAGTTGAAGCCGTTTACCACATACTACTACCAGTTCAACGTGTGCAATTCGGACAACAAGAGTCCCATTGGGCGGACCAAGACCGCTCCTGCACCGGAGGATGATGTTAAGAACATCAATTTGGCGGTGTACTCCTGCAGCAACTATC CTTTTGGTTTCTTCAACGGCTATGGAAATACTGTGAGGAAGGACTCTGTAGACTACGTTGTGCATCTAGG TGACTACATTTATGAATATGGAAACGGCGAATA TGGCTGGGGCAACAGTCTGGGACGCATTCCTCAACCAGACCGAACCATTTTCACTCTCTACGATTATCGCAAGCGCCTGGCCACTTACAGGACCGATTTGGATCTTCAGTTGAGTCACCAGAACTATGCTTGGATTCCAGTTTGGGACGACCACG AGGTGTCTGACAACACTTATCGCGACGGATCCTCCAAGCTCCACAACGATGAAGAGTCCTTCCTCACGCATGGCGGAGTGTCGGTTGACCAACGCAAGATGAACGCCGTCCGTGCTTATTTTGAGTGGATGCCAATCAG ACAAGTTGAAATGGATGACAACCTTCGTATTTGGAGAAACTTCCAGCTCGGCTCTCTCGTTGACCTTATCATGTTGGATACCAGGCAGTATGATCGCTCTATCACCGATACCTACGATAATACCGACTATATCTATGACATTGCCAACGATGCCAGTCGGACCCTGATGGGTAGCCGCCAGGAGAACTGGTTCTACCGTACTTTGATCGACTCGGCTCGCCGAGGTGCCCACTGGCGCATTATTGGTAGCCAAATCA TCTTCTCTCGCCTCAATCAATCCATTGCCAACAGCGAGCACCCGCTGAACGTCGACGCCTGGGATGGATATCTGGCCAACAAGAACCGCACACTCCAAACCCTCTACGACAACCAGATCGACAACAACATCATGATTGCGGGTGATTCTCATGCCAACTGGGTGAGCGATGTGGCTTGGATCGACAACAAGCCGTACGATCCCAAGACCGGCGCTGGTGCCATTGGTGTTGAATTTGCCGGGACTGCACTCACTTCCCCCTCGCCCTATGGACAGAACATTACGATTGCCGATGCCAACAAGGCCTCGAAGGCTCTCGTCACTGACAATGAAGAGCTTCAATGGTCGGAGCTCTACTACCGCGGATACTTTGAGCTTCATATCACACCTCAGGAAGTCGAGGCCCGCTTCTTCGGTCTACCCAACATCAAGGAGCGTAATGGCGAGGAAATTTCCCTTGCCAACTTCACCGTCAAGAGCGGTGCCAATCATCTGGAACGCAACTCCCATGGCGTTGTGGGTGGAGGCGCTGTGGCCAACGGATGGCTCAAGAACGGGCAGGTGGTGCCTACCAACCAGACGAATAACACTTATGGGCAGTAA
- a CDS encoding S-methyl-5-thioadenosine phosphorylase, which translates to MLGFSSLRRYLSSFTTRPLRRIESAKQLAKTMTVLPNTYDEPVRIAVIGGTGLRELPGFTQVASLSITTPWGSPSSPITILHHQCSHNNKTVAVAFLSRHGTHHQIAPHEVPARANIAALRSIGVRTIIAFSAVGSLQEEIKPRDFVIPDQVIDRTKGVRPWTFFEGGVVAHVPFGDPFDEGVAKVVRACGHSLEGEGVVLHDRGTLICMEGPQFSTRAESNLYRSWGGSVINMSCLPEAKLAREAEIAYQMICMSTDYDCWHESTADVTVEMVMGHMKANAQNARRFVTAVLDALASDEHADLVQAKHVEGSIKFGLSTAQANWSPEARAKLEWLFPGYWN; encoded by the exons ATGCTTGGATTCTCGTCTCTTCGCCGATACCTGTCAAGCTTCACCACAAGACCTCTCCGAAGAATCGAGTCTGCAAAGCAGCTAGCAAAGACAATGACTGTTCTCCCCAATACCTACGACG AGCCTGTCCGTATCGCCGTTATTGGTGGTACTGGTCTGCGCGAGCTCCCCGGCTTCACTCAGGTTGCGTCGTTGTCGATCACCACGCCCTGGGGCAGCCCCTCCTCGCCGATTACGATCCTGCACCACCAGTGCTCTCACAACAACAAGACCGTTGCCGTCGCTTTCCTCAGCCGGCACGGTACTCACCACCAGATTGCACCTCATGAGGTCCCAGCGCGCGCCAACATTGCTGCTCTGCGCTCGATTGGTGTCCGCACCATCATCGCCTTCTCCGCCGTCGGTAGCCTGcaggaggaaatcaagcccCGCGATTTCGTCATTCCCGACCAGGTCATTGATCGCACCAAGGGTGTGCGCCCATGGACTTTCTTCGAAGGAGGTGTGGTCGCGCACGTTCCGTTTGGCGACCCTTTCGACGAGGGTGTCGCGAAGGTTGTGCGAGCCTGCGGTCACAGCCTGGAGGGCGAGGGTGTCGTTCTTCACGACCGGGGTACTCTGATTTGCATGG AGGGACCTCAATTCTCTACTCGCGCGGAGAGCAACCTTTACCGCTCCTGGGGTGGCAGCGTCATCAACATGTCGTGTCTGCCAGAAGCTAAGCTGGCTCGTGAGGCCGAGATCGCCTACCAGATGATTTGCATGTCTACCGACTATGACTGCTGGCATGAGTCGACGGCCGATGTCACTGTGGAGATGGTCATGGGCCACATGAAGGCCAATGCTCAGAATGCCAGACGTTTTGTCACAGCCGTCCTCGACGCTCTGGCCAGCGATGAGCACGCTGACCTCGTGCAGGCTAAGCACGTTGAGGGCTCCATCAAGTTTGGTCTCAGCACCGCCCAGGCCAACTGGAGCCCTGAGGCTCGGGCGAAGCTGGAATGGCTTTTCCCTGGCTACTGGAACTAA
- a CDS encoding 6-phosphogluconate dehydrogenase, decarboxylating, protein MPSSQDPIQRFKRIGIVGAGNMGSMMTFAFSELGCDVSVWDVDPKNVDSVMKFAKDAQHLKGKIYGYYNIDEFTKSLEGKAERKLFLFSITHGHPADSVLGMIKHDLKAGDIILDGGNENYRRTERRQRECAGIGVHWIGMGVSGGYQSARHGPSLSPGGDAKALELVMPLLELYSAKDRKTGQPCVTRIGPGGSGHYVKMVHNGIEGGMLSTLAEAWSILHNGLGLNYDEIGDIFSKWNSDGELKNNYLLQIGADMLHRRRTPQGDYHGEGASKDDGYVLDDVLDKVVQDDDNTEGTPYWSIMESAERHVSAPTLATAHYLRVASGNREERLRVAKKLHMPIPKPIETIKDRGAFIENLRRAVYCSFLASFCQGLELISRASEDEKWDIDLGKCLQIWRAGCIIQSEAIADLLQPALTSNKRLNNMKFVDEVARELHKNFDALKEIVIEGVLSDQYMPALSATLEYLKYEGGTMLPTKFMEAQMDYFGAHAYNKPSVPGEDPGPVRKGPHHYEWKPA, encoded by the coding sequence ATGCCATCATCACAAGACCCAATTCAGAGATTCAAGCGCATCGGCATTGTCGGAGCGGGGAATATGGGCTCGATGATGACCTTTGCCTTCTCCGAGCTGGGTTGCGATGTCTCGGTATGGGACGTGGATCCGAAGAATGTCGATTCGGTGATGAAGTTTGCCAAAGACGCACAGCATCTGAAGGGCAAGATCTACGGGTACTACAACATCGACGAGTTTACTAAGAGCCTGGAGGGCAAGGCGGAGCGGAAATTATTCCTCTTTTCCATCACACATGGACATCCGGCAGACTCCGTACTGGGGATGATCAAGCATGACCTGAAGGCcggcgacatcatcctcgacggAGGAAATGAAAACTACCGACGGACAGAGAGAAGACAGAGGGAATGCGCTGGAATCGGGGTTCACTGGATCGGAATGGGTGTCTCTGGAGGTTACCAGTCCGCTCGACACGGGCCCAGCTTGTCGCCCGGTGGAGATGCCAAAGCACTCGAGCTCGTCATGCCGCTTCTGGAGCTCTACTCCGCCAAAGATCGCAAGACAGGCCAGCCATGTGTCACACGAATTGGCCCCGGAGGCTCGGGACACTACGTCAAGATGGTTCACAACGGTATTGAAGGAGGCATGCTCTCGACCCTCGCTGAGGCATGGTCAATCCTCCACAACGGGTTAGGTCTCAACTATGACGAGATTGGCGATATCTTCTCCAAGTGGAACTCAGACGGCGAGCTCAAGAACAATTATCTCCTTCAGATCGGCGCAGATATGTTGCACAGGAGGAGGACACCTCAGGGGGACTACCACGGCGAAGGTGCTAGCAAAGATGACGGCTATGTACTTGACGATGTGCTTGACAAAGTGGTCCAAGACGATGACAACACCGAGGGAACTCCGTACTGGTCGATTATGGAGTCGGCTGAGCGTCACGTCTCGGCGCCCACTCTTGCCACAGCGCACTACCTGCGTGTGGCCAGCGGGAATCGGGAAGAGAGACTCCGAGTTGCGAAGAAGCTTCATATGCCCATCCCCAAGCCAATTGAGACGATTAAAGATCGCGGTGCGTTCATTGAGAACCTGCGCCGAGCAGTGTACTGCTCCTTCTTGGCGTCATTTTGCCAGGGTCTCGAATTGATCTCGCGCGCTTCCGAGGACGAAAAGTGGGACATTGATCTCGGCAAGTGCCTTCAGATCTGGCGAGCCGGTTGCATTATCCAGTCCGAAGCCATTGCAGACCTTCTGCAGCCCGCCCTGACATCCAACAAGCGACTCAATAATATGAAATTCGTGGACGAGGTTGCCCGAGAGCTGCACAAGAATTTTGACGCCCTCAAAGAGATTGTGATAGAAGGAGTCCTGTCTGATCAGTACATGCCGGCTTTGTCTGCCACGTTAGAGTACTTGAAGTATGAAGGAGGAACGATGCTGCCAACCAAATTTATGGAGGCACAGATGGACTACTTTGGCGCTCATGCGTACAACAAGCCCAGTGTGCCAGGTGAAGATCCAGGTCCAGTCAGAAAGGGGCCCCATCATTATGAGTGGAAGCCAGCATAA
- a CDS encoding sugar phosphate isomerase/epimerase family protein, whose translation MIAPAPTITYESLRNIPLSYATCSIGSSNADTLPRKLEAISKAGFTGIELSFPDIIDYGSRILDHQVASENFAEIISVAGEIRKLCDANNLKVMMLQPFANFEGWPRGSLERQDAFTRVNGWIEIMKVVGTDLLQVGSSDTPAEKITTDRNQIVSDLRELADLLAKCNMRLAYENWCWSTHAPTWKDVWEIVKAVDRPNIGLCLDTFQTAGSEWGDPRTISGRIDDMDIDELNRRFAASMDELARSIPPEKIYLLQISDAYKPTRPIEDKVINGLRPRGRWSHDFRPMPYDGGYLPIEEVARAVLKTGFRGWFSMEIFDGGNQGKGKKYDMIPYAKNAMESMQRLLKNCSDDR comes from the exons ATGATCGCACCAGCTCCCACTATCACATACGAATCCCTTCGCAACATCCCTTTGTCATATGCCACATGCTCAatcggcagcagcaacgccGATACCCTCCCCCGGAAGCTCGAAGCGATCAGCAAAGCCGGCTTCACAGGCATCGAGCTATCATTCCCCGACATCATCGACTATGGCTCACGGATCCTCGACCACCAAGTCGCCTCGGAGAACTTCGCCGAAATCATCTCTGTAGCCGGAGAGATCCGAAAGCTCTGTGACGCCAACAATCTCAAAGTGATGATGCTACAGCCGTTTGCGAACTTCGAGGGCTGGCCACGCGGGTCACTGGAGCGCCAGGATGCTTTCACTCGAGTCAACGGATGGATCGAGATTATGAAAGTTGTCGGAACGGATTTGCTGCAG GTCGGCTCTTCAGACACCCCCGCCGAGAAAATCACCACGGACCGCAACCAGATTGTCTCCGACCTCCGCGAACTGGCCGACCTGCTCGCAAAATGCAACATGCGCCTAGCCTACGAGAACTGGTGCTGGTCTACCCACGCCCCCACCTGGAAAGACGTCTGGGAAATCGTCAAGGCGGTCGACCGCCCCAATATCGGCCTGTGCCTGGATACCTTCCAGACCGCAGGGTCCGAGTGGGGCGATCCCCGGACCATCTCCGGCCGGATAGACGACATGGACATTGACGAGCTGAACCGGCGCTTCGCAGCGAGTATGGACGAGCTGGCGCGGTCTATCCCGCCGGAGAAGATCTATCTGCTGCAGATTTCAGACGCGTATAAGCCCACCCGGCCGATCGAGGATAAGGTGATCAATGGGCTTCGGCCGCGGGGGCGCTGGAGCCATGATTTCCGGCCGATGCCGTACGACGGTGGGTACCTGCCCATCGAGGAGGTGGCGCGGGCGGTGCTCAAGACCGGGTTCCGGGGGTGGTTTTCTATGGAGATCTTTGATGGGGGGAATcaggggaaggggaagaagtACGATATGATCCCGTACGCGAAGAATGCGATGGAGAGTATGCAAAGGCTCCTGAAGAATTGCTCAGATGATAGATAG
- the prnC gene encoding delta-1-pyrroline-5-carboxylate dehydrogenase prnC yields the protein MHSSLLPRMRAQQFAKCRPLTSSFVRPNRAMGTYATFKVPRIDNEPNKHYAPGSPDRKALEDALAKAKQSAPLNIPLVIAGKEIKSSQTFTQSNPASRAPVATYSNATASDVQAAIDAALEARKSWAATSFADRASVFLKAADLISTKYRYDIMALTMHGQGKNAWQAEIDAAAELCDFFRFGVKYAEEMYAQQPVHHAPGVWNRVEYRPLEGFVYAISPFNFTAIGGNLAGAPALMGNVVVWKPSPAAIASNWLVHQILLEAGLPKNVIQFVPGDAEEVTNTVLNHREFAALHFTGSTAVFRSLYGKIAQGVAEGKYRSYPRIVGETGGKNFHLVHKSADIRNAAVQTVRGAFEFQGQKCSATSRAYVASSIADQFLEQVVSETKQLKIGEPSDFTNFCGPVIHEASFNKLAQVIEEAKSDSELELLVGGTYDSSKGWYIQPTVYRTSNPDHPLLSRELFGPILVVHTYNDATEADFSKVCEKIDQTGEYGLTGSVFAQDREAIRVAEDALRNTAGNFYINCKSTGAVVGQQPFGGARASGTNDKAGSGNLLSRFVSLRSIKEEFVPSYKVEYPSNA from the exons ATGCATTCCTCGTTGCTCCCCCGCATGCGCGCGCAGCAATTCGCCAAATGCCGTCCtcttactagcagcttcGTTCGTCCTAATAGGGCGATGGGCACGTATGCTACTTTCAAGGTGCCTCGCATCGACAATGAACCTAAC AAACACTATGCCCCCGGTTCGCCTGATCGCaaagctctggaagatgcccTGGCCAAGGCCAAACAGTCTGCTCCTCTTAACATACCGCTTGTGATTGCAGGCAAGGAG ATCAAGAGCTCGCAAACCTTCACACAGTCCAACCCTGCCTCTCGTGCCCCAGTGGCCACCTACTCCAACGCCACCGCCTCCGATGTTCAGGCGGCTATTGACGCAGCGCTGGAGGCTCGCAAGTCTTGGGCCGCTACATCGTTCGCAGACCGTGCAAGTGTCTTCCTCAAGGCTGCCGATCTTATTTCGACCAAGTACCGCTATGACATTATGGCCTTGACCATGCACGGACAGGGCAAGAACGCCTGGCAGGCGGAGATTGATGCTGCCGCCGAGCTGTGCGATTTCTTCCGGTTTGGCGTGAAATACGCTGAGGAAATGTACGCCCAGCAGCCTGTTCATCATGCTCCTGGAGTCTGGAA CCGCGTTGAATACCGTCCCCTCGAAGGTTTCGTCTATGCCATCAGCCCCTTCAACTTCACTGCCATCGGTGGTAATCTGGCCGGCGCCCCTGCTCTGATGGGTAATGTTGTCGTCTGGAAGCCGTCTCCCGCCGCCATCGCGTCCAACTGGCTGGTTCACCAGATCCTCTTGGAAGCCGGACTGCCCAAGAACGTCATACAGTTCGTCCCCGGCGATGCCGAAGAAGTCACCAACACCGTACTCAACCACCGCGAATTCGCTGCCCTGCATTTCACCGGAAGCACCGCCGTGTTCCGTTCCCTGTACGGAAAAATCGCTCAGGGGGTCGCCGAGGGCAAATACCGCAGCTACCCTCGCATCGTCGGCGAAACTGGTGGCAAGAACTTCCACCTCGTCCACAAGTCTGCGGACATCCGCAACGCTGCCGTGCAGACCGTCCGCGGAGCGTTTGAGTTCCAGGGACAGAAGTGCAGCGCCACCTCCCGCGCGTACGTcgcatcctccatcgccGATCAGTTCCTCGAGCAGGTTGTGTCCGAAACAAAGCAGCTCAAGATCGGCGAGCCATCCGACTTCACCAACTTCTGCGGCCCCGTCATCCACGAagcctccttcaacaagcTCGCTCAGGTCATCGAGGAGGCCAAGAGCGACTCGGAACTCGAgctcctcgtcggcggtACCTATGACTCCTCCAAGGGCTGGTACATTCAACCCACCGTTTACCGCACCTCGAACCCCGATCACCCTCTCCTCTCCCGCGAGCTCTTTGGCCCCATCCTGGTTGTGCACACCTACAACGACGCCACAGAGGCCGACTTCTCCAAGGTCTGCGAGAAGATTGACCAGACCGGTGAGTACGGTCTCACAGGCTCCGTCTTCGCGCAGGACCGCGAGGCCATCCGGGTTGCGGAGGATGCTCTCCGCAACACCGCGGGTAACTTCTACATCAACTGCAAGAGCACCGGTGCCGTGGTCGGCCAGCAGCCCTTCGGCGGTGCCCGTGCAAGCGGCACCAACGATAAGGCCGGCAGTGGAAACTTGCTCTCGCGGTTCGTCAGCTTGCGCTCGATCAAGGAGGAATTCGTCCCTTCTTACAAGGTTGAGTACCCTAGCAATGCGTAA